Proteins from a genomic interval of bacterium:
- a CDS encoding CHASE2 domain-containing protein: MKFLKIKYTLNFLTSYRIVGISLGCLVSIILIFITSNIYLFEDFELKTLDLRFRLRGSALPNPDKNAVFEDIIIVDINDYSLEKLGRFQQWPRSYHAKIIDYLKKGNPKVIGFDIFFIEEDQDLKEDLRISKATLKAGNVVHSMILSKKEEKLKGTTEEIYKEDHKEELIKKHNCNNTLKNYQNNHLIKLIESNASSLPIPTLLKNSAGIGYVSITPDSDGIIRNLPLIMKYKSNIYPSFALEIARIFLKAKKEEIRLIPEEKCLKIKDIKIPISDEGKMLINYIGPPYSYRYIPYEVILREDIPVEFFRDKIILVGASAPGLYDLSSTPFSPVYPGIEVHANIIYNILNKKPLVPLSQKATLGIVIFLGALTGFFSSYLRLVNSIFMVLIIVLSYLITSIYFFEVKNVWLATIQPIMNILFCYLVVWIYRYSSVEEQIFSDQLTKVYNRRYLDIKLEKEINSANWLHLPLSLLIIDADHFKRINDIYGHLTGDKVLEEIASILKLNIRSKDTVARYGGEEFVIIFPKCNTDQAYVIAERIRKSIAERQFYDISENQIKVTISGGIATYPINALNKKSLVSEADQALYQAKDSGRNMIMIAGRLW; encoded by the coding sequence ATGAAGTTCTTAAAAATTAAGTATACTTTAAATTTTTTAACCAGTTATAGAATTGTAGGAATTAGCTTAGGCTGCCTAGTCAGTATAATCTTAATCTTTATTACTTCTAATATCTACCTTTTTGAAGATTTTGAATTAAAGACTTTAGACTTAAGGTTTCGTTTAAGAGGTTCTGCCCTTCCTAATCCAGATAAAAATGCTGTCTTTGAAGACATTATTATTGTCGATATTAATGACTACTCTTTAGAAAAATTAGGGAGATTCCAACAATGGCCAAGGTCTTATCACGCTAAAATTATAGATTATTTAAAAAAAGGAAATCCTAAGGTTATTGGCTTTGATATATTCTTTATTGAGGAAGATCAAGATTTAAAAGAAGATCTGCGTATTTCCAAGGCTACTTTAAAAGCAGGAAATGTAGTTCATTCTATGATTTTATCAAAAAAAGAAGAAAAACTAAAAGGAACCACAGAAGAAATTTATAAAGAAGATCATAAAGAAGAATTAATTAAAAAGCATAACTGTAATAATACTTTAAAAAATTACCAAAATAATCATCTGATTAAACTTATTGAAAGCAATGCCTCTTCTCTCCCTATACCTACTTTGTTAAAAAATAGCGCTGGTATTGGGTATGTAAGCATTACTCCTGATAGCGATGGAATTATAAGAAACTTGCCTTTAATCATGAAATATAAAAGTAATATTTATCCTTCTTTTGCTTTAGAAATAGCCAGAATATTTTTAAAGGCTAAGAAAGAAGAGATAAGATTAATCCCAGAAGAAAAATGTTTAAAAATTAAAGATATAAAGATACCTATTAGCGATGAAGGTAAGATGCTCATAAATTATATAGGTCCACCATATTCCTATCGTTACATTCCTTATGAAGTTATCTTAAGAGAAGACATACCTGTGGAATTCTTTAGAGATAAAATCATATTAGTTGGCGCTTCTGCTCCTGGCCTTTACGATCTTTCCTCTACCCCTTTTTCTCCAGTTTACCCTGGGATAGAAGTTCATGCTAATATTATTTATAATATCCTCAATAAAAAGCCTTTAGTTCCTTTAAGCCAAAAAGCTACCTTGGGAATAGTCATTTTTTTAGGTGCTCTAACAGGATTTTTCTCTTCTTATCTCAGGTTAGTGAATAGTATCTTCATGGTCCTAATCATCGTCTTATCTTATTTAATTACCAGTATCTATTTTTTTGAGGTAAAAAATGTCTGGTTGGCTACTATTCAACCAATAATGAATATACTATTTTGTTACTTAGTAGTTTGGATATATCGTTATTCTTCTGTAGAAGAACAAATTTTCTCAGATCAGTTAACTAAAGTTTACAATCGCAGATATCTTGATATAAAATTAGAAAAAGAGATTAATTCAGCTAATTGGTTACATCTCCCCTTATCATTATTAATAATAGATGCTGACCACTTTAAACGGATAAATGATATTTATGGCCATCTTACCGGAGATAAGGTATTAGAAGAAATAGCCTCCATCTTAAAACTTAATATAAGATCTAAAGATACGGTAGCCAGGTATGGAGGCGAAGAGTTTGTTATTATTTTTCCCAAGTGTAACACTGATCAAGCTTATGTAATTGCTGAAAGAATTAGAAAAAGCATAGCCGAAAGACAATTTTACGATATCTCAGAGAATCAAATTAAGGTGACTATTAGTGGTGGCATAGCTACTTATCCTATCAATGCTTTAAATAAGAAAAGCTTAGTATCAGAAGCAGACCAAGCTTTATACCAAGCTAAAGATAGTGGCCGAAATATGATTATGATTGCCGGTAGACTGTGGTAA
- the dtd gene encoding D-tyrosyl-tRNA(Tyr) deacylase: protein MKALIQRVREATILVEEKFVSKINRGLVVFLGVSMDDSSKEVDYLINKIINLRIFEDEEGRFNYSVLEEKGEILVVSQFTLYADCRKGRRPDFTKAAPKEKAEKLYLEFIDKIKKEGLKVSTGIFQAKMLVDIHNDGPVTIAIES from the coding sequence ATGAAAGCTTTAATTCAAAGAGTAAGAGAAGCAACTATTTTGGTAGAAGAAAAATTTGTTTCTAAAATAAATAGAGGGTTAGTAGTGTTTTTAGGGGTAAGCATGGATGATTCTTCAAAAGAGGTAGATTATTTAATCAATAAGATTATAAATTTAAGGATATTTGAAGATGAGGAAGGAAGATTTAATTATTCTGTTTTAGAAGAAAAAGGAGAAATCTTAGTGGTTTCTCAATTTACTTTATATGCTGATTGTAGAAAAGGAAGAAGACCTGATTTTACTAAAGCTGCCCCTAAGGAAAAAGCTGAAAAGCTCTATTTAGAATTTATTGATAAAATTAAAAAAGAAGGACTCAAAGTTTCTACGGGAATATTTCAAGCTAAAATGTTAGTCGATATTCATAACGATGGTCCGGTAACTATTGCTATTGAAAGTTAA
- a CDS encoding site-2 protease family protein yields MEITTFFISLGIFMAAVIVHEVAHGYIAFLHGDFTAFDEGRLTINPLVHLDLVGSIILPLTLILIGAPVILGWAKPVPVNINNLRHPKRDIIYVALAGPLVNILMAIIFAVFLRLNIFDWHSFLGNLCFNGLIINLILAVFNMIPIPPLDGSKIISGLFSWKYMFRYSKLEPYGIILLFILLYFGLLTKVIWPLVVRLSSILVGGEIIGK; encoded by the coding sequence ATGGAGATAACTACTTTTTTTATTTCTTTGGGTATCTTTATGGCAGCGGTAATAGTACATGAGGTAGCCCATGGTTATATAGCTTTTCTTCATGGTGACTTTACTGCTTTTGATGAAGGAAGATTGACGATTAATCCTTTAGTCCATTTAGATTTAGTAGGATCGATCATCTTGCCACTAACCTTAATTTTAATTGGTGCTCCAGTAATATTAGGTTGGGCAAAACCGGTGCCGGTAAATATTAATAACTTAAGGCACCCTAAAAGAGATATAATCTATGTAGCTCTAGCCGGACCTTTAGTCAATATTTTAATGGCCATTATATTTGCAGTTTTTTTAAGACTAAATATCTTTGACTGGCATTCCTTTTTAGGTAATTTATGTTTTAATGGATTAATAATTAATCTCATCCTGGCTGTCTTTAATATGATTCCTATTCCCCCTTTAGATGGCTCTAAAATAATAAGTGGGTTATTTTCTTGGAAATATATGTTTAGGTATAGCAAATTAGAACCTTATGGAATTATTCTTCTCTTTATATTGCTTTATTTTGGACTCTTAACTAAGGTAATTTGGCCTTTGGTAGTAAGATTGTCTTCTATCCTGGTGGGAGGAGAAATAATTGGCAAATAA
- a CDS encoding CBS domain-containing protein, whose product MEVIITHVNADFDALASLIAASKLYPKASLVLPGSTEYDVRKFLELFPHSIPLLKPRGINLEEITKLIIVDTRLPNRIGKFKKLLTKKDLEIHIYDHHPSQEKDIKGKVHRVVSLGSTVTILLSLIKKKGLTITPLEASIMALGIYEDTGSLTYLTTTQTDVEMLTYLLKHGANLNLISNFLKQELNKEQVSLLNDLIKKIKKYVINDEEVFIVTVSRKVYPSELATLAHKIMDMEKIKLLFLIVQISKKIYLIARSRLKKVDLNKILSYFEGGGHKSAASATLYELSLREVKRRLIRYLKKEITSEWVATDFLKKKVRTVKTEDPIAKAFQKTKNIKESILPVVDKERNLLGLVSCQDIIGAYEFGLKRSKVSGYTYKNVVMINKKTSLRKIKMFLIDYNISNLPVVENGKLCGLINKERIIDILKKASYEYKDFFQEKTDKDNLKDLMEKKVSYSILSLLKKIGEMANEMNYNAYIAGGFVRDFLLGVENYDLDIVIEGDGINFAYKFASYFKARVNAHQKFNTAVITLPGDFKLDIATTRVEDYEYPAALPKIKKGLIKEDLKRRDFTINAMAIQLNAPYYGNLIDFFGGKRDLDRKKIRILHSLSFIDDPTRIFRAIRLEKRLNFQIEEATENFIRKAIRENLSALLSPQRVKDEIILILNEDKPFKAIKHLEKLQLLSFIHSQIKADHKLNSLLEIINKIRFDFEIVLVSNKLKVWLINFLALIDDLNDYQLNEIIKRFKFTKKETIIIKKTKEIEDKLIDILTTAEEKLLNTYLYHNLTKVTFETIFFILAKIEFLYYKEKSLLAKKRVMSFLANLQNIKPLLNGEDLKKLGVKPGPLYSKIIHSILLEKLEGSLSKKEEEIKYVLDNYVNF is encoded by the coding sequence ATGGAAGTTATTATTACCCATGTTAATGCTGATTTCGATGCTTTAGCTAGCCTAATTGCGGCTTCTAAATTATACCCCAAAGCAAGTCTGGTTCTTCCTGGCTCCACTGAATATGATGTTCGAAAATTTTTAGAGCTATTTCCTCATAGTATTCCCCTCTTAAAGCCTCGAGGGATAAATTTAGAAGAAATCACCAAACTTATTATTGTTGATACCAGATTACCTAATCGAATTGGAAAATTTAAAAAACTTTTAACTAAAAAAGATCTAGAAATACATATTTACGATCACCACCCTTCACAAGAAAAAGATATTAAAGGTAAAGTCCATAGAGTAGTTTCCTTGGGTTCTACGGTAACTATATTGTTAAGTCTTATTAAAAAGAAAGGATTAACTATAACCCCTTTAGAAGCTAGCATTATGGCTTTAGGAATATATGAAGACACCGGGTCTTTAACTTACCTTACCACTACTCAGACTGACGTAGAGATGCTCACTTATCTCTTAAAGCATGGAGCAAACTTAAATCTAATCTCAAATTTTCTAAAACAAGAATTAAACAAAGAACAAGTCTCTTTGTTAAATGATTTAATCAAAAAGATAAAGAAATATGTGATTAATGATGAAGAAGTCTTTATAGTTACTGTTTCAAGAAAAGTCTATCCCAGTGAATTGGCCACCTTAGCTCATAAAATAATGGATATGGAAAAGATAAAGCTATTATTCTTAATTGTTCAAATTAGTAAAAAAATATACTTAATAGCCCGGAGTAGGCTGAAAAAAGTTGATCTAAATAAGATCCTCTCTTATTTTGAAGGAGGAGGCCATAAAAGCGCTGCTTCAGCTACTCTCTATGAATTATCACTTAGGGAAGTAAAAAGAAGATTAATAAGATATCTAAAAAAAGAGATCACTTCGGAGTGGGTAGCTACAGATTTCTTAAAAAAGAAGGTTAGGACAGTAAAGACGGAAGATCCAATAGCTAAAGCTTTTCAGAAGACTAAAAATATCAAAGAGAGCATTTTGCCTGTCGTGGATAAAGAAAGGAATCTTTTAGGATTAGTTAGCTGCCAAGATATTATTGGAGCTTATGAATTTGGCTTAAAGAGAAGTAAGGTCTCAGGATATACTTATAAAAATGTGGTAATGATTAACAAAAAGACTTCCTTAAGAAAGATCAAGATGTTCTTAATAGATTACAATATTTCAAATTTACCTGTAGTTGAAAATGGCAAATTATGTGGTTTAATTAATAAAGAAAGGATCATAGATATTCTTAAAAAAGCAAGCTATGAATATAAAGATTTTTTCCAAGAAAAGACAGATAAAGATAATCTAAAAGATTTAATGGAAAAAAAGGTATCTTATAGCATTTTAAGCTTACTTAAAAAAATTGGGGAAATGGCTAATGAAATGAATTATAATGCTTATATTGCAGGTGGATTTGTAAGAGATTTTTTGTTGGGAGTAGAAAATTATGATTTAGACATTGTCATTGAAGGCGATGGAATAAATTTTGCTTATAAATTTGCTTCTTACTTTAAGGCCCGGGTAAATGCTCATCAAAAATTTAACACGGCGGTGATTACCCTTCCCGGTGACTTTAAATTAGATATTGCTACCACCAGAGTTGAAGACTACGAATATCCAGCTGCTTTACCTAAAATAAAGAAAGGCTTGATTAAAGAAGATTTAAAAAGAAGAGATTTTACCATAAATGCTATGGCTATTCAACTTAATGCTCCTTATTATGGTAATTTAATTGACTTTTTTGGAGGAAAGAGAGACTTAGATAGAAAAAAGATTAGAATTCTTCATAGTCTTAGTTTTATAGATGATCCGACACGGATATTTAGAGCTATTCGTCTTGAAAAAAGACTTAATTTTCAGATTGAAGAGGCTACAGAAAACTTTATCAGGAAAGCAATTAGAGAAAATTTATCTGCTCTTTTGAGTCCTCAAAGAGTTAAGGATGAAATTATCTTAATCTTAAACGAAGATAAGCCTTTTAAAGCCATTAAACACTTAGAAAAACTTCAACTTTTAAGCTTTATTCATTCTCAAATAAAAGCTGATCATAAACTAAATAGCTTATTGGAAATAATCAATAAGATAAGATTTGACTTTGAAATTGTTCTGGTAAGTAATAAATTAAAGGTTTGGTTAATAAATTTTTTAGCTTTAATAGATGATTTAAATGATTACCAACTTAATGAAATTATAAAAAGGTTTAAATTTACCAAAAAAGAAACCATCATTATTAAAAAGACCAAGGAAATAGAAGACAAGCTAATAGATATCCTTACCACGGCAGAGGAAAAATTATTAAATACTTATTTGTACCATAATTTAACTAAAGTAACTTTTGAAACGATCTTCTTTATCTTAGCTAAGATAGAATTTTTATATTACAAAGAAAAGAGTCTTTTAGCTAAAAAGAGAGTGATGTCTTTTTTAGCTAACCTCCAAAATATAAAACCCCTATTAAATGGAGAAGATCTAAAAAAATTAGGTGTCAAACCCGGTCCGCTTTATTCTAAAATTATTCACTCTATCTTGTTGGAAAAATTAGAAGGAAGCCTTAGTAAAAAAGAAGAAGAAATAAAGTATGTCCTTGACAATTATGTAAATTTTTAG
- a CDS encoding MBL fold metallo-hydrolase — protein sequence MIIHKIEVGELFTNCYIVICKKTKKSFIVDPGEVTKEIEKILKETFPIYIINTHGHIDHIKGNKELKERYNLKVLIHKDDASSLEDGNLNLSRYVWGKDIILPKADQLLKDNDTIRVGDLDILILYTPGHSPGGISLLVKNQTGDKVLFTGDTLFASSVGRVDLYGGSLNTLIRSIKEKILVFEDHLFIYPGHGPLTEVGIEKASNPYL from the coding sequence ATGATTATTCATAAAATAGAAGTAGGAGAGCTTTTTACTAATTGCTATATAGTGATTTGTAAAAAGACTAAAAAGTCATTTATTGTCGATCCTGGTGAAGTCACTAAAGAAATAGAAAAAATATTAAAAGAAACTTTCCCTATTTATATAATTAATACCCATGGCCATATTGACCATATCAAAGGAAATAAAGAATTAAAAGAACGGTATAATTTGAAGGTTTTAATCCATAAAGACGATGCTTCTTCATTGGAAGATGGAAACTTAAATTTATCACGTTATGTTTGGGGAAAAGATATAATCTTGCCTAAAGCAGATCAGCTATTAAAGGATAATGATACCATAAGAGTAGGAGATCTTGATATTCTTATTCTTTATACTCCCGGTCACTCTCCTGGGGGAATATCTCTCTTGGTAAAAAATCAAACCGGAGATAAAGTCTTATTTACTGGTGATACTTTGTTTGCATCTTCTGTGGGAAGAGTTGACCTTTATGGCGGATCATTAAATACTCTTATCAGGTCTATTAAGGAAAAAATTTTAGTCTTTGAAGATCATCTTTTTATTTATCCAGGACATGGTCCCTTAACTGAAGTAGGAATAGAAAAAGCTTCTAATCCATACTTATAG
- the xerD gene encoding site-specific tyrosine recombinase XerD, with translation MSNDLKKHLKDYLNYLLVEKGLAKNTIIAYQKDIEQFINSLAQGSEQYSFQKIKTTDIINFLLSLKKNNISPSSIVRKLVAVKGLFKFLMMENIATYDPTETIESPKIESKLPKYLTQEEVERLLDQPNVTTLIGIRDKAMLETLYATGVRVSELISIDIRNLNLEVGLVKVLGKGSKERIIPIGKIALKYLTQYLSEPRQILIKNNLCNYLLFVTVAGKTFTRQGFWKITKQYAQKAKLSKNISPHILRHSFATHLLSNNADLRTVQELLGHSDISTTQIYTHINQEKMKEIHRRYHPRG, from the coding sequence ATGAGCAATGATTTAAAAAAACACTTAAAAGATTACTTAAATTATCTCTTGGTTGAAAAAGGTCTGGCTAAAAATACGATCATCGCTTACCAAAAAGATATTGAGCAATTTATTAATTCTCTTGCCCAAGGTAGCGAACAATACTCTTTCCAAAAAATAAAGACTACTGATATTATTAATTTCTTATTAAGTTTAAAGAAGAACAATATTTCACCTTCTAGTATTGTTCGTAAATTAGTGGCCGTGAAAGGCCTTTTTAAGTTTTTAATGATGGAGAATATTGCTACCTATGACCCCACTGAAACTATAGAATCTCCTAAAATTGAAAGCAAACTACCTAAGTATCTGACTCAAGAAGAGGTAGAAAGATTACTTGATCAACCTAATGTAACTACCCTTATCGGGATTAGAGATAAAGCGATGTTAGAAACTTTATATGCTACCGGCGTAAGGGTCTCAGAGTTAATCTCTATAGATATAAGAAATTTAAACTTAGAGGTAGGTTTGGTAAAAGTTTTAGGAAAAGGATCTAAAGAAAGAATAATTCCGATAGGAAAAATTGCTCTTAAATACTTAACTCAGTACCTATCAGAACCTCGTCAAATTCTGATCAAGAACAACCTTTGTAATTATCTCTTATTTGTCACGGTTGCAGGAAAAACATTTACTCGGCAAGGATTTTGGAAGATTACAAAACAATATGCCCAAAAGGCCAAGCTAAGTAAAAATATTAGCCCTCATATCTTACGACATTCTTTTGCTACTCATCTTCTCTCTAATAATGCTGATTTAAGGACGGTTCAAGAGCTTTTAGGCCATTCCGATATCAGTACCACTCAAATTTATACCCACATCAATCAAGAAAAAATGAAAGAGATCCACCGACGTTATCATCCTCGAGGATAA